Proteins encoded together in one Chitinophaga varians window:
- a CDS encoding PH domain-containing protein, translating into MQETFTLPDWYRNLCYAGAVFMVCMGVFIGYIEFSQHKRDSLIFMSLAFFFLAWSMYAYPRLKLTLSPQEVSYTGGFRPHHFQWTDITDVDLKRVGRYREVQLIIRYGDRKLRLDREFFRKEPFLEILDRVERYAPPGVFTAGYHRIKTEILL; encoded by the coding sequence ATGCAGGAAACATTTACCCTCCCCGACTGGTACCGTAACCTTTGTTACGCGGGCGCCGTATTTATGGTATGTATGGGCGTTTTCATTGGTTACATCGAGTTCTCCCAGCACAAAAGAGACAGTCTCATTTTTATGAGCCTTGCATTCTTTTTCCTGGCGTGGTCCATGTATGCCTATCCCAGGTTAAAACTGACGCTCAGCCCGCAGGAAGTGTCATATACAGGCGGGTTCCGGCCACACCATTTTCAATGGACCGATATTACCGACGTAGATCTGAAGCGTGTAGGGCGATACCGGGAAGTGCAGCTGATTATCCGTTACGGAGACCGTAAATTGCGGCTGGACCGTGAGTTTTTCAGGAAAGAGCCATTCCTTGAAATCCTTGACAGGGTAGAGCGTTATGCGCCGCCTGGTGTTTTTACGGCAGGCTATCATCGGATAAAAACAGAGATACTGCTTTAA
- a CDS encoding LytR/AlgR family response regulator transcription factor — MKSLPTLPLVADQPRFSLLDPVRNRIELIVFCSVFSFCFMYIFLPFNINMWYEGQHLHLVVFFGIFTGCGILGLTVSQFLLAGWKIRRRLTNATYLFWLLGEIVLVASIVTMVDVLLTDTFFFTWSEFINTLRYTALIMPLPYMISLLWFFSREKYKQLKSLENRVSQIPVLPAPVADIPAPLPAPVPDSCLQIKDEQGKTVLSVHPAKLLMIKAEDNYVQVFYRNGAAVSKELVRVPLKKMELQLTANGFARAHRSYLVNLSKVVLFKKNSKGCLLHIEGMEDTPVPVSGTYLPVFQSAFG, encoded by the coding sequence ATGAAAAGCTTGCCAACACTCCCGCTGGTCGCAGATCAGCCCCGCTTCAGCCTACTGGACCCTGTTCGGAACAGGATTGAACTGATCGTTTTCTGCAGTGTTTTCAGTTTTTGCTTCATGTATATTTTCCTGCCCTTTAATATCAATATGTGGTATGAAGGGCAACATCTGCACCTGGTGGTGTTCTTCGGCATATTTACCGGTTGCGGCATACTGGGGCTTACGGTTTCACAATTTCTGCTGGCAGGCTGGAAAATCCGCCGCAGGCTCACCAACGCCACCTACCTGTTTTGGCTGCTGGGCGAAATCGTACTGGTGGCATCTATCGTGACCATGGTGGACGTACTGCTGACCGACACTTTTTTCTTCACCTGGAGCGAATTTATCAACACCCTTCGATATACTGCGCTCATCATGCCCCTGCCTTATATGATCTCCCTGCTCTGGTTTTTCTCCCGGGAGAAATATAAGCAGTTGAAATCACTGGAAAACAGGGTGTCACAAATACCCGTGCTACCTGCCCCGGTAGCGGACATTCCGGCGCCACTGCCGGCGCCCGTGCCGGACAGCTGCCTGCAAATCAAAGATGAACAGGGAAAGACCGTCTTGTCAGTACATCCTGCCAAACTGCTGATGATCAAAGCAGAAGATAATTATGTGCAGGTGTTCTATCGCAACGGTGCTGCTGTCAGCAAAGAACTGGTGAGAGTGCCCCTCAAAAAAATGGAATTACAACTGACGGCCAACGGCTTCGCCCGCGCCCACCGGTCCTATCTGGTCAATCTCTCTAAAGTGGTACTTTTTAAGAAAAATTCAAAAGGGTGTTTGTTACATATCGAAGGCATGGAAGATACCCCCGTTCCCGTGTCCGGTACTTACCTGCCGGTGTTTCAGTCAGCCTTCGGCTGA
- a CDS encoding TonB-dependent receptor — MFKVLLSTIICLMGFIHLSQAQITVSGNVRNADTKEVVPAVSVTMKEAPNGDYTNDQGNFRFSVKKQYPVTLVFSSLGFETKEVIVSSAGPLKIELTPVSVLGREVVVSASRFTQKKIESPVTIERISTKEIINSPQPSYFNMIQGLKGVDVTTSSLTFTTITTRGFNTSGNTNFTQIVDGMDNQAPGLNFPLGTAIGLTELDVDNLEVLSGASSALYGSRGLNGTLVMTGKDPFKYQGLSAQITQGVNHVSKGKSNDPFGPSPYYDWTVRWAKKVSDKFAFKINVQYIQAKEWMATDTTNTNGPGGPLTDPKYNGVNMYGSKTMVDINPFLQAALQQTPELGPVINPLLQNGSNYVARTGYPEYGYLSNDAKLLKANVELRYKIRPRLEAIISGTFGKGNAVYSNDTRYALTNFELGQYRAELKAEHWFLRGYTTRENSGNTIIASPTAQLINEAWKPSFNPATNDGWYPQYTGALLEAMAGGKSYLDASNIARAFADQGRPDASSPLFQHLKDSIASLPTSKGGTLFLDKSKLYNVEAQYNFTHLVKFAELIAGLNYRLYRLDSKGTLFPDNDGPIDVAEYSAYVHATKKVLKDKLSLSAAFRYDKNTLFEKPRITTRASAVGEVNRESFIRFSYQNAYSFPSNIQALQSTPVDYNSFASGGSSRLLNGVYQFDRYPAYTLESVTKYQQSNNPADLQKFALSDIKPQSVDAFELGYSSLIAKCILIDVLGYYATWKNFIGYVNVANTPGTDDPAAFKDHSTYMSYNIAYNGAEKVNTYGYAASVAVDMTHNFMGKVNFSSDFLKNRNNSQVNNFNTPNYKFNIDFGNTGFGNKERFAFSTTFRYRPGYFYQIGFAAGNVPASSVIDAQISYRLLQAHCRIKLGGTNITNVYYRNGFGSPAIGAMYYASFAYNVF; from the coding sequence ATGTTCAAAGTCTTATTATCAACCATTATTTGTCTGATGGGTTTTATCCATCTGTCGCAGGCCCAGATCACGGTCTCGGGCAACGTGCGCAATGCGGACACCAAAGAGGTGGTCCCCGCCGTATCAGTGACCATGAAAGAAGCGCCTAACGGCGACTATACCAATGATCAGGGCAACTTCCGCTTTTCTGTAAAAAAACAGTATCCCGTTACCCTGGTTTTTTCCTCCCTTGGATTTGAAACCAAAGAGGTGATCGTCAGTAGTGCCGGCCCACTGAAAATAGAGCTCACCCCTGTGTCCGTGCTCGGCCGGGAAGTGGTGGTCTCCGCCAGCCGCTTTACACAAAAGAAGATTGAATCCCCCGTCACTATCGAACGGATCAGCACCAAAGAAATCATCAACTCCCCACAGCCCAGTTATTTTAATATGATACAGGGCCTCAAAGGGGTAGACGTCACCACTTCCAGCCTTACCTTCACTACTATCACTACTCGTGGTTTTAATACCAGCGGCAACACCAATTTCACCCAGATCGTTGACGGGATGGACAACCAGGCCCCCGGCCTCAACTTCCCCCTCGGCACGGCTATCGGCCTCACAGAACTGGACGTGGACAACCTTGAAGTGCTCTCCGGCGCCTCTTCTGCCCTCTATGGCTCCCGCGGCCTCAACGGCACCCTCGTCATGACCGGCAAAGACCCGTTCAAATACCAGGGCCTCAGCGCCCAGATCACCCAGGGCGTGAACCATGTCAGCAAAGGCAAGTCTAATGATCCGTTTGGGCCATCGCCTTATTATGACTGGACCGTCCGCTGGGCCAAAAAAGTGAGCGACAAATTCGCGTTTAAGATCAACGTGCAGTATATCCAGGCCAAAGAATGGATGGCCACTGATACGACCAATACCAACGGCCCCGGCGGCCCGCTCACCGACCCCAAATACAACGGGGTGAATATGTATGGTAGTAAAACCATGGTGGACATCAACCCGTTCCTGCAGGCGGCATTGCAACAGACGCCGGAACTGGGGCCTGTCATCAACCCGCTGCTGCAAAACGGCAGCAACTATGTGGCCCGTACCGGTTACCCGGAATACGGCTACCTGAGCAACGACGCCAAATTATTAAAGGCCAACGTGGAACTACGGTACAAAATCCGGCCCCGGCTGGAAGCGATCATCTCCGGCACCTTCGGTAAAGGCAATGCAGTGTACAGCAACGATACCCGTTATGCCCTCACCAACTTCGAACTGGGCCAGTACCGTGCGGAACTGAAAGCGGAACACTGGTTCCTCAGAGGCTATACCACCCGCGAAAACTCCGGTAACACCATCATCGCCAGTCCTACCGCACAACTGATCAATGAAGCCTGGAAACCCAGCTTCAACCCGGCCACCAACGACGGCTGGTACCCGCAATACACCGGCGCGCTGCTGGAAGCCATGGCCGGTGGTAAAAGTTACCTCGATGCAAGCAACATCGCCCGGGCTTTTGCAGACCAGGGCCGCCCGGACGCGTCCAGCCCCCTGTTCCAACACCTGAAAGACAGCATTGCGTCCCTGCCCACTTCCAAAGGAGGCACGCTGTTCCTCGATAAAAGCAAACTGTATAACGTAGAAGCACAGTATAATTTCACCCACCTCGTGAAATTCGCGGAACTTATTGCCGGCCTCAACTACCGCCTGTACCGCCTCGACTCCAAAGGCACCCTGTTCCCCGATAACGACGGTCCTATCGATGTGGCGGAATACAGCGCCTACGTCCACGCCACCAAAAAAGTGCTGAAAGATAAACTGAGCCTGAGCGCCGCTTTCCGGTACGATAAAAACACCCTCTTTGAAAAGCCGCGTATCACCACCAGGGCATCGGCAGTAGGAGAGGTCAACCGCGAAAGCTTTATCCGTTTCTCCTACCAGAACGCCTACAGCTTCCCGTCCAACATCCAGGCGCTGCAAAGCACGCCGGTAGATTACAACAGCTTCGCCTCCGGTGGCTCTTCCCGGCTGCTCAACGGCGTATACCAGTTCGACCGCTATCCGGCCTATACCCTGGAAAGCGTCACCAAATACCAGCAAAGTAACAATCCGGCTGACCTACAAAAGTTCGCCCTCAGCGATATCAAGCCACAGTCCGTAGATGCGTTCGAGTTAGGTTATTCCTCCCTGATCGCTAAATGTATACTGATAGATGTGCTGGGCTACTACGCCACCTGGAAAAATTTTATCGGTTATGTGAACGTAGCTAATACGCCCGGTACCGATGATCCGGCCGCCTTCAAGGACCACAGCACTTACATGTCCTATAACATTGCCTACAACGGCGCCGAGAAGGTGAACACCTACGGTTATGCCGCCAGCGTAGCCGTGGACATGACACACAACTTTATGGGGAAAGTCAATTTCTCGTCCGACTTCCTCAAAAACAGGAACAACAGCCAGGTCAACAATTTTAATACGCCTAATTATAAGTTCAATATTGATTTTGGCAACACCGGCTTTGGTAACAAGGAACGTTTTGCTTTCAGTACAACTTTCCGTTACCGTCCGGGTTATTTTTATCAGATAGGGTTCGCTGCCGGTAACGTGCCAGCCTCTTCCGTGATAGATGCGCAGATCAGCTACCGGCTGTTGCAGGCGCATTGCAGGATTAAGCTGGGCGGTACCAACATCACCAATGTGTATTACCGCAACGGTTTCGGTAGCCCGGCCATCGGCGCTATGTACTATGCCAGCTTTGCATACAACGTATTTTAA